One part of the Tunicatimonas pelagia genome encodes these proteins:
- the dnaK gene encoding molecular chaperone DnaK yields MGKVIGIDLGTTNSCVAVMEGNEPVVIPNSEGGRTTPSIVAFLDNGNGERKVGSPAKRQAITNPQNTISSVKRFMGKKHSEVSEEMKNISYQIEKGNNDTVRVKIGDRLYTPQELSAMILQKMKSTAEDYLGTTINEAVVTVPAYFNDAERQATKEAGQIAGLDVKRIINEPTAAALAYGLDKKNQDMTIVVYDLGGGTFDVSVLELGDGVFEVKSTNGDVHLGGDDFDARIINWLADEFEKENNIDLRKDPMALQRLKEAAEKAKIELSSATSTEINLPYIMPVDGIPKHLVRSLSRAKFEQLVDDLVQRTLEPCKQALKDAGISASEINEVILVGGSTRIPKIQEEAEKFFGKKPSKGVNPDEVVAVGAAIQGGVFSGDVKDVLLLDVTPLSLGIETMGGVFTKLIESNTTIPTKKSETFSTASDNQPSVEIHVLQGERPMAKDNRTIGRFHLSDIPPAPRGVPQIEVTFDIDANGIMNVSAKDKGTGKEQKIRIEASSGLTDEEIEKMRKEAEANAETDKQEREKIEKINAADSLVFQTEKQLSEYGDKLSEGNKKPIEDALAELKTAHQAQDVSGIDAAMEKLNAAWQNASQEMYQAAGADAAGAGGAESATANDQQGSTDATSDADVSDVEYEEVDDKDKQ; encoded by the coding sequence ATGGGAAAAGTAATAGGTATAGACTTAGGAACCACCAACTCTTGTGTGGCAGTGATGGAGGGTAACGAACCCGTCGTCATTCCCAATAGTGAAGGTGGTCGGACAACCCCTTCCATCGTAGCCTTTTTAGATAACGGCAATGGTGAGCGAAAAGTGGGTAGCCCTGCTAAACGACAAGCAATCACGAATCCGCAAAACACTATTAGCTCGGTGAAGCGGTTCATGGGTAAGAAACATTCAGAAGTCTCGGAAGAGATGAAAAATATCTCTTACCAGATAGAAAAAGGAAATAACGACACGGTTCGCGTAAAGATTGGCGACCGACTGTACACTCCGCAGGAGCTTTCGGCAATGATTCTTCAGAAGATGAAATCAACGGCAGAAGATTACCTGGGAACAACTATTAACGAGGCAGTAGTTACAGTACCGGCCTACTTTAACGATGCCGAACGACAAGCCACTAAGGAAGCTGGCCAGATTGCCGGACTAGACGTAAAGCGAATTATCAACGAGCCTACTGCGGCGGCATTAGCTTACGGTCTTGACAAGAAAAACCAGGACATGACCATTGTGGTTTATGACTTGGGAGGTGGAACATTTGATGTTTCGGTTCTTGAATTAGGCGACGGAGTATTCGAAGTAAAGTCTACCAACGGTGACGTTCATCTGGGGGGAGACGATTTTGATGCTCGTATTATTAACTGGCTAGCTGACGAGTTTGAAAAGGAAAATAACATTGATCTCCGAAAAGATCCAATGGCCTTGCAGCGATTGAAAGAAGCTGCTGAAAAAGCCAAGATTGAGCTTTCCAGTGCTACCAGCACCGAAATCAATCTGCCGTACATTATGCCAGTAGATGGTATTCCCAAGCACTTAGTACGTAGCCTGAGTCGCGCAAAGTTTGAGCAATTAGTAGATGACTTAGTACAGAGAACGTTAGAGCCTTGCAAACAAGCACTGAAAGATGCCGGAATATCTGCATCAGAAATTAATGAAGTGATTCTAGTAGGAGGTTCTACTCGTATCCCTAAAATTCAGGAAGAAGCTGAGAAGTTCTTCGGCAAAAAGCCCTCCAAGGGTGTAAATCCTGACGAGGTAGTAGCAGTAGGTGCAGCGATCCAAGGTGGCGTATTCAGTGGAGATGTAAAAGATGTATTATTACTTGATGTAACTCCGCTATCATTAGGTATTGAGACTATGGGTGGAGTATTCACCAAGCTGATTGAGTCTAACACGACTATTCCTACTAAGAAGTCAGAAACATTCTCAACGGCTTCGGATAATCAGCCATCGGTAGAGATTCACGTGCTGCAAGGTGAGCGGCCAATGGCCAAAGACAATCGTACTATCGGCCGTTTCCATTTGTCAGACATACCACCAGCACCGCGAGGCGTACCCCAAATTGAGGTAACTTTCGATATTGATGCCAACGGTATCATGAACGTATCAGCCAAAGATAAAGGTACTGGCAAAGAGCAGAAAATCCGTATCGAGGCTTCTTCCGGACTTACCGATGAAGAGATTGAAAAAATGCGTAAGGAAGCGGAAGCTAACGCTGAAACTGACAAGCAAGAACGGGAAAAGATTGAGAAGATCAACGCAGCAGATTCGCTGGTCTTTCAAACAGAAAAGCAGTTGAGCGAGTACGGTGACAAGCTATCCGAAGGGAATAAAAAGCCTATCGAAGATGCACTAGCCGAACTGAAAACTGCCCACCAAGCACAAGATGTGAGTGGTATTGATGCAGCAATGGAAAAGCTGAATGCCGCTTGGCAAAATGCTTCTCAGGAGATGTATCAAGCAGCGGGTGCTGATGCTGCGGGTGCAGGAGGAGCTGAATCAGCGACAGCCAACGATCAGCAAGGTAGCACCGATGCTACCAGCGATGCCGACGTATCTGATGTAGAATACGAAGAAGTAGATGATAAAGACAAGCAGTAG
- a CDS encoding arylsulfatase, whose product MIARVISALGLLSLLACQTPSSLEANEGERPNIVIIMADDMGYTDLGCFGSEINTPNIDRLADNGLIMTQFYNTGRCCPTRASLLTGLYQHQAGIGHMVGNMGIPAYQGYLNQQCVTIAEVLKEAGYSTLMTGKWHVGSAREYWPLQRGFDRFYGIPQGGGMYYYPFNNRVGRFVVLDSTEVELDSANFYSTVAFNDYAVKFLEEQRDSPNPFFLYVAHIAPHFPLMAPDSAVAKYRGKYRAGFEKIRQQRYQRAQELGIIPENLAMSLPDSLVWKWDNLTPAQQDTMDLKMAVYAAQVDVMDQGIGNIINKLEELGELENTVVMFLSDNGATQEYIDRNPSPADTAAIGSRFSWTSYTASWANVSNVPFRLYKSWVHEGGIATPFILHYPRQIKQPRIDRQLGHVIDLMATCADLAQTDYPQQYQNQKIKPTEGVSLVPVIQGDSINRSHPLFWEHMGNRAIRDGDWKLAAPGSTKDWELYDMDADRSETQNLAERYPERAEELAQKWQNWADRVGVVTWEELTSH is encoded by the coding sequence ATGATTGCCCGGGTTATTTCCGCCCTTGGTCTGCTGAGCTTACTGGCCTGTCAAACACCATCCTCCCTCGAAGCCAATGAAGGAGAGAGACCAAACATTGTCATTATTATGGCTGACGATATGGGTTACACTGATTTGGGCTGCTTCGGCTCGGAGATCAACACGCCTAATATTGATCGTTTGGCTGACAACGGGTTAATTATGACCCAGTTCTACAATACCGGGCGGTGCTGCCCTACCCGAGCTTCGTTACTTACCGGATTATATCAGCATCAGGCGGGTATTGGGCATATGGTGGGCAATATGGGGATTCCAGCTTATCAGGGTTACCTCAACCAACAGTGCGTGACTATTGCTGAAGTACTGAAAGAGGCAGGTTACTCCACACTCATGACGGGAAAGTGGCACGTAGGCAGTGCCCGGGAATACTGGCCGCTTCAGCGTGGCTTTGATCGGTTTTACGGAATTCCCCAAGGAGGTGGAATGTATTATTATCCATTTAACAACCGGGTAGGCCGGTTTGTAGTGCTGGACAGCACAGAGGTAGAATTAGATAGTGCTAACTTTTATTCTACCGTTGCCTTCAACGACTACGCCGTAAAGTTTCTAGAAGAACAGCGCGACTCGCCTAATCCATTCTTCTTGTACGTGGCTCACATTGCTCCCCACTTTCCACTGATGGCCCCTGATTCGGCGGTTGCTAAATACCGAGGTAAGTACCGGGCAGGCTTCGAGAAAATCCGACAGCAGCGTTACCAGCGCGCCCAGGAACTAGGCATTATTCCCGAAAATCTAGCTATGTCGCTACCGGATAGTCTGGTGTGGAAATGGGATAATTTGACTCCAGCGCAACAGGATACAATGGACTTGAAAATGGCTGTTTACGCGGCTCAAGTTGACGTGATGGATCAAGGCATTGGTAATATTATTAATAAGCTTGAAGAGCTGGGTGAGTTAGAAAACACGGTTGTTATGTTTTTGTCCGACAATGGTGCCACCCAAGAATATATTGACCGTAATCCTAGCCCGGCCGATACGGCAGCCATCGGTTCGCGCTTTAGTTGGACTTCCTACACTGCCTCCTGGGCTAACGTTAGTAACGTACCCTTCCGACTGTACAAAAGTTGGGTACACGAGGGGGGTATCGCTACTCCGTTCATCCTGCACTATCCTCGCCAGATAAAACAACCGCGCATCGACCGACAGCTAGGTCACGTCATTGATTTGATGGCTACCTGCGCAGATTTAGCCCAAACCGACTACCCTCAGCAGTATCAAAATCAGAAAATAAAACCTACCGAAGGCGTTAGCCTCGTTCCAGTTATCCAAGGTGATTCTATCAATCGTAGTCATCCTCTGTTTTGGGAACACATGGGCAACCGGGCTATCCGGGATGGTGATTGGAAACTAGCCGCCCCTGGCTCCACCAAAGATTGGGAACTATATGATATGGACGCCGATCGTTCCGAAACGCAGAACCTCGCCGAGCGATACCCTGAACGTGCTGAAGAATTAGCCCAAAAGTGGCAGAACTGGGCAGATCGGGTTGGGGTTGTTACCTGGGAAGAATTAACCAGTCATTAG
- a CDS encoding sulfatase family protein: MTTPNFIRHYLAVLLSVFTFAGYAQQSTDLPNIVFIYADDMGYGDVGCYGAEDIKTPNMDQIARNGIKFSEFYSVSPVCSPSRYGLMTGRYPARDGIHGVFFPTSWTGMDTTEVTMADMLKSVGYATGVVGKWHLGHRQQYLPLQRGFDYYFGIPYSNDMSAVVYLEGNKLVEEDVDQHYTTQTYTEKAVQFIDDHQDEPFFLYIPHSMPHVPIYASEQFEDSSDRGLYGDVIQELDWSVGEVLKKLQEVGVDENTIVVVSSDNGPWLTMIEHGGSAGPLRAGKQTTFEGGMRVPCVMQWKAQVEPNQTIDGMHNMMDWFPTFAAITGASVPNDRPIDGENIAPVLLEGEERGGDQFMYYSHQTGKIAAYRKGDWKIKLPMEKPYNGRYTYAGEEPHGILLFNLAEDRGEQTNLADEHPEMVAQMQQDIEQFKEELGETRETHRFKPGSDNSHHHYLKEKYGSSQ, encoded by the coding sequence ATGACAACACCTAACTTCATACGGCACTACCTGGCAGTTCTTCTATCTGTCTTTACCTTCGCTGGCTACGCCCAACAGTCTACCGATTTGCCCAACATTGTTTTTATCTACGCCGATGACATGGGCTACGGCGATGTCGGCTGCTATGGCGCGGAAGATATCAAAACCCCCAACATGGATCAGATTGCCCGGAACGGCATTAAGTTCAGCGAATTTTATTCAGTCTCACCCGTATGTAGTCCCTCTCGCTACGGACTCATGACGGGACGCTATCCGGCTCGGGATGGGATTCACGGCGTTTTTTTTCCCACTAGCTGGACAGGTATGGACACCACCGAAGTCACAATGGCCGATATGCTGAAAAGCGTTGGCTACGCTACTGGTGTGGTAGGCAAGTGGCATCTAGGCCACCGCCAGCAATATTTACCCTTGCAACGTGGCTTCGATTACTATTTTGGTATTCCGTATAGCAATGACATGAGCGCGGTGGTGTATCTGGAAGGCAACAAACTGGTAGAAGAAGATGTAGACCAGCACTACACTACCCAAACCTACACTGAAAAAGCTGTGCAGTTTATTGACGATCATCAGGATGAGCCTTTCTTTCTGTACATTCCGCACTCCATGCCTCACGTGCCCATCTACGCCTCCGAGCAGTTTGAAGATTCTTCGGATCGAGGCTTGTACGGCGATGTGATTCAGGAACTGGACTGGAGCGTAGGAGAAGTGCTGAAAAAGTTACAGGAGGTAGGAGTAGATGAAAATACCATTGTAGTAGTTTCTAGCGACAACGGCCCTTGGCTTACCATGATTGAGCACGGTGGTTCGGCTGGGCCACTTAGAGCCGGAAAACAGACAACCTTTGAGGGCGGAATGCGCGTTCCCTGCGTAATGCAGTGGAAGGCGCAAGTAGAACCCAACCAAACGATTGATGGTATGCATAATATGATGGATTGGTTTCCGACCTTTGCGGCCATTACCGGAGCCTCGGTACCTAATGATCGACCTATTGACGGAGAGAATATTGCCCCGGTGTTGCTGGAAGGCGAAGAGCGAGGAGGCGATCAGTTCATGTACTACTCTCATCAAACTGGCAAGATCGCTGCGTACCGTAAAGGCGACTGGAAAATCAAGCTACCTATGGAAAAACCCTACAACGGACGGTATACTTATGCGGGCGAAGAACCCCACGGCATACTGCTATTCAATTTGGCTGAAGACCGGGGCGAGCAAACCAATTTGGCCGATGAGCATCCTGAGATGGTCGCGCAGATGCAGCAAGATATTGAACAGTTTAAGGAAGAGCTAGGCGAAACCCGCGAAACCCATCGCTTTAAGCCGGGGTCGGATAACAGTCATCATCATTACCTTAAAGAAAAGTACGGAAGCAGCCAATGA
- a CDS encoding carboxypeptidase-like regulatory domain-containing protein produces MRLLLLTIGFCLLAFWTFAQSSPEGSIKVSGNIISGEDQPLSFATVTNLSTETGVISDEDGFFYLTFQRNDTIRISSVGFESAFIYFGDTAQANNYDLQIRMSEQTYELENVTVFAFKDVESFKRAVLALDDLSEESPKVTVPGSYDGPRREPKASPLNPVSFIASQFSRRAKYERMAREAKQDYDRRRQLSRKYNREMVGEITGLTDESLDDFMIFCRFEEDFIERSSQYDLVLAINRCYTDFSKENKN; encoded by the coding sequence ATGCGCCTTCTTCTCCTAACTATTGGTTTTTGCTTACTTGCTTTCTGGACTTTTGCTCAAAGTTCACCGGAAGGAAGCATCAAGGTTTCAGGTAATATTATTAGTGGTGAGGATCAGCCACTGTCTTTCGCCACAGTAACTAATTTATCTACCGAAACGGGAGTTATCAGCGATGAAGATGGATTTTTCTACTTAACATTTCAGCGCAATGATACCATCCGAATTTCCTCAGTAGGCTTTGAGTCGGCATTTATTTATTTTGGTGATACTGCCCAAGCCAACAACTACGATTTGCAAATTCGGATGAGCGAACAGACCTATGAGTTAGAAAATGTTACGGTGTTTGCTTTCAAAGACGTAGAATCTTTCAAACGAGCCGTACTAGCACTGGATGATCTGTCGGAAGAATCCCCCAAGGTGACAGTACCCGGTTCTTACGATGGTCCTCGTCGTGAACCGAAAGCTAGTCCCCTCAATCCGGTATCGTTTATTGCCAGTCAGTTTAGCCGCCGAGCCAAGTACGAGCGTATGGCCAGAGAAGCCAAACAGGATTATGATCGGCGACGGCAGCTTTCCCGTAAGTACAATCGCGAAATGGTGGGTGAAATTACGGGGTTAACCGACGAATCGCTGGATGATTTTATGATCTTCTGCCGCTTTGAAGAAGATTTTATTGAACGGTCTAGCCAATACGATTTGGTGCTAGCTATTAACCGCTGCTACACGGACTTTTCCAAAGAAAATAAGAATTAG
- a CDS encoding DUF4198 domain-containing protein — protein MIKRFAVLALVYLVFSGHDLFLKLDSYFLPPNQPVELYLFNGTFTTSENIIARERMQNVKIVGPAGTQTPEDAQWTDRNKATYLSFTTGEAGTYVAGVSVKPNTIDLSAKDFNEYLEHDGVLDVLAERRKNGQLDEPARELYAKHVKAIFQVGNEPSLHFSQVLGYPVEFVPQQNPYELNTGDVLQLQLLENGKPLANHCVYAAFSAENEHAHSGEEHEHDERQIKTNAQGMLTVNLDHAGQWYLRCIRMVESDADSLEYESNWATLTFEMK, from the coding sequence ATGATTAAGCGTTTTGCTGTTCTTGCCTTGGTGTATCTTGTATTCAGTGGTCACGACCTATTTCTCAAGTTAGACTCTTACTTTTTACCGCCTAACCAGCCCGTTGAGTTATACCTATTTAATGGCACATTTACTACCAGTGAAAATATTATTGCCCGAGAGCGGATGCAAAATGTAAAAATAGTCGGCCCAGCCGGTACCCAAACCCCGGAAGACGCTCAGTGGACTGACCGGAACAAAGCAACTTATTTATCATTCACTACTGGTGAAGCTGGAACTTACGTAGCCGGAGTATCGGTAAAACCAAATACTATCGATTTATCGGCGAAAGACTTCAACGAATACTTGGAGCACGACGGAGTGCTGGATGTGCTCGCTGAACGAAGGAAAAATGGGCAATTGGATGAACCAGCTCGGGAGCTATACGCTAAGCATGTGAAAGCCATCTTTCAGGTGGGCAATGAACCATCACTGCACTTTAGCCAAGTTTTGGGGTATCCGGTAGAGTTTGTGCCTCAGCAGAACCCTTACGAATTAAATACGGGTGATGTACTGCAACTTCAATTGTTAGAAAATGGTAAACCGCTAGCCAACCATTGCGTTTATGCTGCTTTCTCGGCCGAGAACGAACACGCACATTCGGGAGAAGAGCATGAACACGATGAACGGCAAATTAAAACCAACGCCCAGGGAATGCTTACCGTCAATCTAGATCATGCCGGGCAATGGTATCTCCGCTGCATTCGGATGGTAGAGAGTGATGCTGATAGCTTGGAGTACGAATCAAACTGGGCTACACTAACGTTTGAAATGAAGTAA
- a CDS encoding type II toxin-antitoxin system VapC family toxin: MRICRKLKQLLDFSINAQIDFLEWIRRGGIEITELNQSHIARLIELSRQFSDVPMDLADASLIVASENYGITEIASIDSDFYIYRDIRNQFLSNIFPK; this comes from the coding sequence TTGCGTATTTGCAGAAAACTGAAACAACTGCTTGATTTTAGCATCAATGCACAAATTGATTTTCTGGAATGGATTCGTCGAGGTGGAATAGAAATTACCGAGCTAAACCAGTCACATATAGCTCGTTTAATTGAACTAAGTCGGCAATTCTCAGATGTTCCTATGGATTTAGCTGATGCTTCCCTAATTGTTGCCTCTGAGAACTATGGGATTACTGAAATAGCCAGTATTGACTCCGACTTCTACATCTACCGCGATATTCGGAATCAGTTCCTCTCGAAT